In Myxococcus stipitatus, the following are encoded in one genomic region:
- a CDS encoding class I SAM-dependent methyltransferase — translation MLPIPLRETHAFVRPTVAPHRRILEVGCGDGALAGLLAAEGHDVVAIDARLRDTPRPPGVRFEQVSLSSFAAEPFDALVAVAVLHHLSPLEASVAKLRELIVPGGSLVVDDFDLAAPDVTTARWYYDAQDLLAAGGLFPPEAVHGAPEEAPLERWHHEHLHHDEPLHTGDSTVGALRDGGFELQHVTRGPYLFRYLAKGHHGAHGHVPAPERLAEYMLATERQRIAEGVFKPVGLRIVARRR, via the coding sequence ATGCTCCCCATCCCACTTCGAGAGACCCACGCCTTCGTCCGTCCCACCGTGGCCCCGCACCGCCGCATCCTGGAGGTCGGCTGCGGCGACGGAGCACTCGCTGGACTCCTCGCCGCCGAAGGCCACGACGTCGTCGCCATCGACGCGCGGCTGCGCGACACACCCCGCCCGCCCGGCGTTCGCTTCGAGCAGGTCTCGCTGTCGAGCTTCGCCGCCGAGCCCTTCGACGCCCTGGTCGCGGTGGCCGTGCTCCACCACCTCTCTCCGCTCGAAGCCTCCGTGGCGAAGCTGCGCGAGCTGATTGTTCCGGGTGGGTCGCTCGTCGTGGACGACTTCGACCTGGCCGCTCCGGACGTCACCACCGCGCGCTGGTACTACGACGCGCAGGATCTGCTCGCCGCCGGAGGACTCTTCCCACCCGAGGCCGTCCATGGCGCTCCCGAGGAAGCCCCGCTCGAGCGCTGGCACCATGAGCACCTGCACCACGATGAGCCGCTCCACACCGGGGACAGCACGGTGGGTGCGCTGCGCGACGGGGGCTTCGAGCTCCAACACGTCACGCGCGGGCCCTACCTGTTCCGCTACCTGGCCAAGGGGCACCACGGCGCCCACGGCCACGTGCCCGCGCCGGAGCGCCTGGCTGAATACATGCTCGCCACCGAGCGCCAGCGCATCGCCGAGGGTGTGTTCAAACCCGTCGGCCTGCGCATCGTCGCCCGGCGGCGCTGA
- a CDS encoding pilus assembly protein N-terminal domain-containing protein, whose amino-acid sequence MRNGLMGLALMASVLMGTSAAAEERIELKVGEHQVLTVKGMNKVALGDLDTADVKTLGAGKLDIQGKAAGTTRLLVWSEGGKRQEYTVVVTKDGAKAAAETK is encoded by the coding sequence ATGAGGAACGGACTGATGGGACTTGCCCTGATGGCGTCGGTGCTGATGGGCACGAGCGCCGCGGCGGAGGAGCGCATCGAGCTGAAGGTGGGGGAGCACCAGGTGCTCACCGTGAAGGGGATGAACAAGGTGGCGCTGGGAGACCTCGACACGGCGGATGTGAAGACCTTGGGCGCGGGCAAGCTCGACATCCAGGGCAAGGCGGCGGGGACCACCCGGCTGCTCGTGTGGAGCGAGGGCGGCAAGCGGCAGGAGTACACCGTGGTGGTGACGAAGGACGGCGCGAAGGCCGCCGCCGAGACGAAGTAG
- a CDS encoding TIGR02266 family protein, translated as MTSSSPAARASMLGSREAELARAESDLSTQESRLAEQLTRAQAEAAALSTRLDAVRAALAKAHQDPDADPQMGEQASRLQATRVPSLNVDAAREKALDTREKALEARKQLGLEAQAALRIQQEQMAQVTRAVADAEAAMKQQVEASAARTRARQEASTRAQQEAARARQAELARAATEAKARGETVPSAPGPARTSGAEGVDARRNGRVRMHTSIDMRSDSNFFTGFSMDISEGGVFIATVDAVPRGTQVELDFTLPGGRPMKVTGVVRWVREANPRMPELMPGVGVQFTGLPEEVASVISSFVTTRDPMFYPD; from the coding sequence ATGACCTCGTCGTCCCCCGCCGCCCGCGCCTCCATGTTGGGTTCCCGTGAGGCCGAGCTGGCTCGAGCAGAGAGTGATCTGTCCACCCAGGAGTCCCGTCTCGCGGAGCAGCTCACGCGAGCCCAGGCGGAGGCCGCCGCCCTCTCCACCCGGCTCGACGCGGTGAGGGCCGCGCTGGCCAAGGCGCACCAGGACCCGGACGCGGACCCGCAAATGGGTGAGCAGGCGTCCAGGCTCCAGGCCACACGGGTGCCCTCACTGAACGTGGACGCCGCGCGGGAGAAGGCCCTCGACACACGCGAGAAGGCCCTGGAGGCACGCAAGCAGTTGGGCCTGGAGGCCCAGGCCGCGCTGCGCATCCAACAGGAGCAAATGGCCCAGGTGACGCGCGCGGTCGCGGACGCCGAGGCGGCCATGAAGCAGCAGGTGGAAGCCTCCGCGGCCCGGACGCGGGCGCGCCAGGAGGCCTCCACGCGCGCGCAGCAGGAGGCGGCTCGCGCGAGGCAGGCGGAGCTGGCCCGCGCCGCCACCGAGGCCAAGGCTCGGGGAGAGACAGTTCCCTCGGCCCCAGGGCCTGCCCGGACGAGCGGCGCGGAGGGCGTGGATGCGCGGCGCAACGGGCGCGTGCGGATGCACACGTCCATCGACATGCGCAGCGACTCGAACTTCTTCACCGGCTTCTCGATGGACATCAGCGAGGGCGGCGTCTTCATCGCCACGGTGGACGCGGTGCCGCGCGGCACCCAGGTGGAGCTGGACTTCACGCTGCCCGGGGGCCGGCCCATGAAGGTGACGGGCGTGGTGCGCTGGGTGCGCGAGGCCAACCCTCGCATGCCGGAGCTGATGCCGGGCGTGGGCGTCCAGTTCACCGGGCTGCCCGAGGAAGTGGCGTCCGTCATCTCGTCCTTCGTCACCACGCGTGACCCGATGTTCTATCCAGACTGA
- a CDS encoding cupin domain-containing protein, producing the protein MSAPTRSPNTATARPPRWDSRRRTEPASEDTCSNDTASPPVVVPVDKVHLAQELTLLTAPDASRAVGALNGQHVQLMKLHGDGAWRRHEHDDTLFLVLHGRLRVELRERTVEVEPGELLLLPRGVEHRPVADEEVHVLVLEPSCALPPL; encoded by the coding sequence ATGAGCGCGCCCACTCGCAGTCCCAATACCGCCACCGCCCGTCCACCTCGCTGGGATTCCCGCCGGCGCACCGAGCCCGCGTCCGAGGACACGTGCTCCAATGACACGGCCTCTCCGCCCGTCGTCGTCCCGGTGGACAAGGTCCACCTGGCCCAGGAGCTGACCCTCCTCACCGCACCCGACGCCTCCAGGGCCGTGGGCGCGCTCAATGGACAGCACGTCCAGTTGATGAAGCTCCACGGCGACGGAGCCTGGCGGCGGCACGAGCATGACGACACGCTCTTCCTGGTCCTCCATGGCCGGCTGCGCGTGGAGCTGCGCGAGCGCACCGTCGAGGTGGAGCCCGGCGAACTGCTCCTCCTCCCCCGAGGCGTCGAGCACCGGCCCGTCGCCGACGAGGAGGTGCATGTCCTCGTCCTCGAGCCCTCCTGCGCGCTCCCGCCGCTCTAG
- a CDS encoding App1 family protein — MADLRPAFFRFAVRVDAHYDAASRSLRRWLGIAPPLRIVPYRGHGSPERALIRARVMEDRRIRPRQQRHTLWSSAVASYKRYMTRELPGAHVAVRWGDKRWEGTTDEEGFLELWVSPPKGVGSGWHDVELELLSPEPEGVPRVVAPVRVAGTGARYGVISDIDDTVIVTGVTDLFKRAWALFLTEHRVRLPFPGVDAFYAALQAGATGDADNPIFYVSSSPWNLYEHLDEFLALHHIPTGPLLLRDWGLSSQGFAPGGGHGHKLQKIRGLLQDLPRLPFILIGDSGQEDAEHYRTIVREFPGRILCVYIRNVPGRSGRAQELERIAAEIRDAGSQLLAVDDTTTAARHAAESGWIQRKEVLEVEAHRREDVP, encoded by the coding sequence ATGGCCGACTTGAGACCCGCCTTCTTCCGCTTCGCCGTCCGCGTGGACGCTCACTACGACGCCGCGAGCCGGAGCCTTCGCCGCTGGTTGGGCATCGCCCCACCGCTGCGCATCGTCCCCTATCGGGGACACGGCTCGCCGGAGCGCGCCCTCATCAGGGCTCGGGTGATGGAGGACCGGCGCATCCGCCCCAGGCAGCAGCGCCACACGCTGTGGAGCAGCGCCGTGGCCTCCTACAAACGCTACATGACGCGTGAACTCCCAGGCGCCCACGTGGCGGTGCGCTGGGGGGACAAGCGCTGGGAAGGGACCACCGACGAGGAGGGCTTCCTGGAGCTGTGGGTGTCACCGCCGAAGGGCGTGGGCTCGGGGTGGCACGACGTGGAGCTGGAGCTGCTCTCACCCGAGCCGGAGGGAGTGCCTCGCGTGGTGGCCCCGGTGCGAGTGGCGGGCACGGGCGCGCGCTACGGCGTCATCAGCGACATCGACGACACCGTCATCGTCACGGGTGTCACGGACCTGTTCAAGCGCGCGTGGGCGCTCTTCCTCACCGAGCACCGCGTGCGCCTGCCCTTCCCGGGCGTGGACGCGTTCTACGCGGCGCTCCAGGCGGGCGCGACAGGGGACGCGGACAACCCCATTTTCTACGTCTCCAGCAGCCCCTGGAACCTGTACGAGCACCTGGACGAGTTCCTCGCCCTGCACCACATCCCCACCGGTCCGCTGCTCTTGCGCGACTGGGGCCTGTCCAGCCAGGGCTTCGCGCCCGGCGGTGGCCATGGGCACAAGCTCCAGAAGATTCGCGGCCTGCTCCAGGACCTGCCGCGCCTGCCCTTCATCCTCATCGGCGACAGCGGACAAGAGGACGCGGAGCACTACCGCACCATCGTCCGCGAGTTCCCCGGCCGCATCCTGTGCGTCTACATCCGCAACGTGCCCGGCCGCTCCGGACGTGCCCAGGAACTGGAGCGCATCGCCGCGGAGATTCGCGACGCGGGCAGCCAACTGCTGGCCGTGGATGACACCACCACCGCCGCGCGCCACGCGGCCGAGTCCGGATGGATTCAGCGGAAGGAGGTCCTCGAGGTGGAGGCCCACCGCCGCGAGGATGTCCCCTGA
- a CDS encoding sigma-70 family RNA polymerase sigma factor, whose translation MSVGREAWPEVVLAEEDFSRYLAQRLGTEAVSSMASQDVPVADLYLACACARGIPAAHAALERHFLSKVARAVSRVRGGGVDAEEVLQQLRHRLLATEGGAEPRIAEYRGTAPLSAWLRAAAVRTALNLQRAEGRRARVEQEADGTALEGGLGGDVELEYLRRRHHQDFREALAVAVANLPPRERTVLRLHVVEGVSLERIGAMYRTHKSTVSRWVSHAKQQMLVHAREHLAARLQLSVDDLNSLMRVVGGQLDLSLPGLLRETA comes from the coding sequence GTGTCCGTGGGACGAGAGGCGTGGCCGGAGGTGGTGCTCGCGGAAGAGGATTTCTCGCGGTACCTGGCCCAGCGGCTTGGGACGGAGGCTGTGTCCTCGATGGCGTCCCAGGACGTCCCCGTGGCGGACCTCTATCTGGCGTGTGCCTGTGCGCGAGGAATCCCCGCGGCCCACGCGGCGTTGGAGCGGCACTTCCTCTCCAAGGTGGCTCGCGCGGTCTCCCGGGTCCGCGGTGGCGGCGTCGACGCGGAGGAGGTGCTCCAGCAGTTGCGGCACCGGTTGCTCGCCACGGAAGGGGGCGCGGAGCCACGCATCGCCGAGTATCGGGGAACAGCGCCCCTGTCCGCGTGGCTGCGAGCGGCGGCGGTGCGCACGGCGCTCAATCTCCAGCGGGCGGAAGGGCGGCGCGCCCGGGTGGAGCAGGAGGCGGATGGGACGGCGCTGGAAGGTGGGCTGGGAGGGGACGTCGAACTGGAGTACCTCCGGCGGCGTCACCACCAGGACTTCCGCGAGGCCTTGGCGGTGGCCGTGGCGAACCTTCCTCCGCGAGAGCGCACGGTGCTGCGGCTGCATGTGGTGGAGGGCGTGAGTCTGGAGCGCATCGGCGCCATGTACCGCACGCACAAATCCACGGTGTCGCGCTGGGTGTCACACGCGAAGCAGCAGATGCTGGTGCATGCGCGCGAGCACCTGGCGGCGCGTCTCCAATTGTCAGTGGATGACCTGAACAGCCTGATGCGTGTGGTGGGCGGTCAGCTGGACCTCAGCCTCCCGGGCTTGCTGCGGGAAACCGCGTAG
- the ppk1 gene encoding polyphosphate kinase 1 has protein sequence MAKRGVAGRSVTQKPLERDVLPAGVEMDEGHFFNRELSWLAFNDRVLQLAESADEPLLERLKFVSIYARNLDEFFMIRVARLHEQVRGGVARLVPDGASPGSTLDKLHEGIFEQSKRHSAIFEKLLRPALAEKGLRIVSAKDLDAEQRAQVDQRFREQIFPVLTPLAIGLGRHFPYISNLSLSLAVLLRDPQADEESVARVKVPKELLPRFLPLKGQVFVPLEEIIAQHLGDLFPGMEVLSWSLFRVTRDADFTVSEDAEDLLKAVETELRQRRFGDVIRLEVQAGMSPKLLEPLVEALGLEPRQVYEEQGLLGLGDLQSIAFAPGFPELKDSPWTPVTQPRLRPEADAPEGVTVMAAMRRGDLLVHHPYDSFTTSVERFVTEAVADPDVLAIKQTVYRTSDSSPLVPALITATENGKQAVCMVELKARFDERTNIKWANALEEAGVHVVYGIPSLKTHAKAILIVRREGERVRHYVHVGTGNYNPKTARLYTDMGLFTTDPDIGADVADLFNYLTGFGRPKSFRKLLVAPLTMREGLLEHIKRTVVAHTLERPARIQMKMNALVDPAIIRALYDASRAGVKVELNVRGICCLRPGVPGLSENIRVVSTLGRFLEHARVYLFERGTEVRCYIGSADLMPRNLDHRVEILAPVEDPGLISQVRDTLDRNLTDNTHAWELQSDGTWRRLTPPAHGEKRWAQGELMERASRHAQFPGGRPLP, from the coding sequence ATGGCGAAGCGAGGCGTTGCCGGACGCAGCGTCACCCAGAAGCCCTTGGAGCGGGATGTCCTGCCAGCGGGGGTGGAGATGGACGAGGGACACTTCTTCAATCGCGAGCTGTCCTGGTTGGCCTTCAACGACAGGGTGTTGCAGCTGGCGGAGTCCGCGGACGAGCCCCTGCTCGAGCGGCTGAAGTTCGTGTCCATCTACGCGCGCAACCTGGACGAGTTCTTCATGATTCGCGTCGCGCGGCTGCACGAGCAGGTGCGCGGGGGCGTGGCGCGGCTGGTGCCGGATGGAGCGTCGCCGGGCAGCACGCTCGACAAGCTTCACGAGGGCATCTTCGAGCAGAGCAAGCGCCACAGCGCCATCTTCGAGAAGCTCCTGCGGCCCGCGCTCGCGGAGAAGGGCCTGCGCATCGTGAGCGCCAAGGACCTGGACGCCGAACAGCGCGCCCAGGTGGACCAGCGCTTCCGCGAGCAGATATTCCCCGTGCTCACCCCGCTGGCCATCGGCCTGGGCCGGCACTTCCCGTACATCTCCAACCTGTCGCTCAGCCTCGCCGTCCTCCTGAGGGACCCGCAGGCCGACGAGGAGAGCGTGGCCCGGGTGAAGGTGCCCAAGGAGCTCCTGCCCCGCTTCCTGCCGCTGAAGGGCCAGGTCTTCGTGCCGTTGGAGGAGATCATCGCCCAGCACCTGGGCGACCTGTTCCCCGGCATGGAGGTGCTCAGCTGGAGCCTGTTCCGCGTCACGCGCGACGCGGACTTCACCGTGTCCGAGGACGCGGAGGACCTGCTCAAGGCGGTGGAGACGGAGCTGCGCCAGCGCCGGTTCGGCGACGTCATCCGGCTGGAGGTGCAGGCGGGGATGAGCCCCAAGCTGCTCGAGCCGCTGGTGGAGGCGCTGGGGCTGGAGCCTCGCCAGGTGTACGAGGAGCAGGGGCTGTTGGGACTGGGCGACTTGCAGTCCATCGCCTTCGCGCCCGGCTTCCCCGAGCTGAAGGACTCGCCGTGGACCCCCGTCACGCAGCCTCGGCTGCGGCCGGAGGCGGACGCGCCCGAGGGCGTCACGGTGATGGCGGCGATGCGGCGGGGGGACCTGCTGGTCCACCACCCCTACGACTCGTTCACCACCTCGGTGGAGCGCTTCGTCACGGAGGCGGTGGCGGACCCGGACGTGCTGGCCATCAAGCAGACGGTGTACCGCACCTCCGACAGCTCACCGCTGGTGCCCGCGCTCATCACCGCGACGGAGAACGGCAAGCAGGCGGTGTGCATGGTGGAGCTCAAGGCCCGCTTCGACGAGCGCACCAACATCAAGTGGGCCAACGCGCTGGAGGAAGCGGGGGTGCACGTCGTCTACGGCATCCCCTCGCTCAAGACTCACGCGAAGGCCATCCTCATCGTGCGGCGCGAGGGTGAGCGCGTGCGCCACTACGTGCACGTGGGCACCGGCAACTACAACCCGAAGACGGCGCGCCTCTACACGGACATGGGGTTGTTCACCACGGACCCGGACATCGGCGCGGACGTGGCGGACCTGTTCAACTACCTGACGGGCTTTGGCCGCCCCAAGAGCTTCCGCAAGCTGCTGGTGGCGCCCCTCACCATGCGCGAGGGATTGCTCGAGCACATCAAGCGCACCGTCGTCGCGCACACGCTGGAGCGCCCCGCGCGCATCCAGATGAAGATGAACGCGCTGGTGGACCCGGCCATCATCCGCGCCCTCTACGACGCGTCCCGCGCGGGCGTGAAGGTGGAGCTCAACGTGCGGGGCATCTGCTGCCTGCGCCCCGGAGTCCCCGGGCTGTCGGAGAACATCCGGGTGGTGTCCACGCTGGGCCGCTTCCTGGAGCACGCGCGCGTCTACCTCTTCGAGCGCGGCACTGAGGTGCGCTGCTACATCGGCTCCGCGGACCTGATGCCTCGCAACCTGGACCACCGCGTGGAAATCCTGGCGCCGGTGGAGGACCCGGGGCTGATTTCGCAGGTGCGCGACACGCTGGACCGCAACCTCACCGACAACACCCACGCGTGGGAGCTCCAGTCCGACGGCACCTGGCGCCGCCTGACGCCTCCCGCGCATGGAGAGAAGCGCTGGGCCCAGGGAGAGCTCATGGAGCGCGCCAGCCGCCACGCCCAGTTCCCCGGGGGCCGCCCGCTTCCGTGA
- a CDS encoding PAS domain-containing sensor histidine kinase, with protein sequence MGRPWTFSQRVGAGFFASLLVALALVVTFAVALLSVRTHQKAGLLELSMDLLEVERLRRAFSDKVASERGYALSGDSLFAEEMVASRERFISIAGRLKARLLAEPASSLLDAAMRAEQEHEQAVRELVVAHAANVPRSKLERLFEERVGTTRLRAYEALQQLSANAEEQLARGIQTAVDVDERVLTLTLVAASLGLAVAAVLSWVLLRRLRPLREEADDSARRFQLLVEGVQDYALLLLDERGRVASWNPGATRITGYEASEVVGEPVALFYPPDAAALGVPEKDLARARRDGRLRTEGWRVRKDGSSYFAEALVNALRDEGGALRGYAEVTRDITERRRAERTQGLFAEAGRVFQRYTEPDLMVAELVRMMVPEVADACVLYVLTPSGQLRPRVVKHADEQKEPLLWEALRRHQPSPDSPRGVWQVMRTGRSQWVAEVSPQMLVKGAEDAEHLGMMEQVGIRSYLAVPLRSGEKTQGVLVLLTSSPERRLTQGDQVFMEELAGRAALALDNTRLLRESREAVELIGIAAHDLGNPLNTLQLLLRKLQRLDPGLAPDKVREGLGAALKQTQRLGQLLLNLLDLSRLSAGRLVLDVSLVDLADLAHEVVERFAAYASEQGSKLVFDAELGLVGRWDRLRLDRVMTNLLSNALKFGAGQPVEVRVERAGVSRARLVVKDHGVGIPLEAQRRIFDRFEQVPSEGRHAGFGLGLYIVRQLVDAHGGSVHVESSPGEGSTFTVELPLLQPGSEREAPVNEPVLP encoded by the coding sequence GTGGGGCGGCCGTGGACGTTCTCACAGCGCGTCGGCGCGGGCTTCTTCGCGTCCCTGCTCGTGGCGCTCGCGCTGGTGGTGACGTTCGCCGTGGCGCTTTTGTCCGTGCGCACGCACCAGAAGGCGGGCCTGCTGGAGCTGTCCATGGACCTGCTGGAGGTGGAGCGCCTGCGCCGCGCCTTCAGCGACAAGGTGGCCAGCGAGCGGGGCTATGCCCTGTCGGGTGACTCGCTCTTCGCCGAGGAGATGGTGGCGTCGCGCGAGCGCTTCATCTCCATCGCCGGGAGGCTGAAGGCGCGCCTCCTCGCGGAGCCCGCCTCGTCGCTCCTGGATGCCGCCATGCGCGCGGAGCAGGAGCACGAGCAGGCCGTGCGGGAGCTGGTGGTGGCGCATGCGGCCAATGTGCCCCGCTCCAAGCTGGAGCGCCTCTTCGAGGAGCGCGTGGGCACCACGCGGCTGCGGGCCTACGAGGCCTTGCAGCAGCTCTCCGCGAACGCGGAGGAGCAGCTCGCGCGCGGCATCCAGACGGCGGTGGACGTGGATGAGCGGGTGCTCACGCTCACCCTCGTGGCCGCGAGCCTGGGCCTGGCGGTGGCGGCGGTGTTGTCGTGGGTACTGCTGCGCAGGCTGCGTCCGTTGCGCGAGGAGGCGGACGACAGCGCCCGGCGCTTCCAGCTCCTCGTCGAAGGGGTGCAGGACTACGCGCTGCTGCTGTTGGACGAGCGCGGACGGGTGGCGAGCTGGAACCCGGGGGCCACTCGAATCACGGGCTACGAGGCCTCGGAGGTGGTGGGTGAGCCGGTGGCCCTCTTCTATCCGCCGGACGCCGCGGCGCTGGGGGTGCCGGAGAAGGACCTGGCGCGAGCCAGAAGAGATGGGCGTCTGCGCACGGAGGGGTGGCGCGTGCGCAAGGACGGCTCGAGTTATTTCGCGGAGGCGCTCGTCAACGCGCTGCGGGATGAGGGTGGCGCGCTGCGGGGCTACGCGGAGGTGACGCGCGACATCACCGAGCGCCGCCGCGCCGAGCGCACGCAAGGCTTGTTCGCGGAGGCCGGCCGGGTGTTCCAGCGGTACACGGAGCCGGACCTGATGGTGGCGGAGCTGGTGCGGATGATGGTGCCGGAGGTGGCGGATGCGTGTGTCCTGTATGTGCTGACGCCGTCCGGACAACTGCGGCCCCGGGTGGTGAAGCACGCGGACGAGCAGAAGGAGCCCCTGCTGTGGGAGGCCCTGCGGCGTCATCAGCCCTCGCCGGATTCGCCTCGGGGGGTGTGGCAGGTGATGCGCACGGGACGCTCGCAGTGGGTGGCTGAGGTGTCGCCCCAGATGCTCGTGAAGGGCGCGGAGGACGCCGAGCACCTGGGGATGATGGAGCAGGTGGGCATCCGCTCGTACCTGGCGGTGCCGCTGCGCTCGGGGGAGAAGACGCAAGGGGTGTTGGTGCTGCTCACGTCCTCGCCGGAGCGGAGGTTGACGCAAGGGGACCAGGTCTTCATGGAGGAGCTGGCGGGCCGCGCGGCGCTGGCGCTGGACAACACCCGGCTCTTGCGCGAGTCGCGCGAGGCGGTGGAGCTCATCGGCATCGCGGCACATGACCTGGGCAATCCCCTCAACACCCTCCAGCTCCTGTTGCGCAAGCTCCAGCGGTTGGACCCGGGCCTTGCGCCAGACAAGGTGCGAGAGGGATTGGGCGCGGCGCTGAAGCAGACCCAGCGTCTGGGGCAATTGCTGCTCAACCTGTTGGATTTGTCTCGTTTGTCCGCGGGACGTCTGGTGTTGGACGTGTCGCTGGTGGACCTGGCGGACCTGGCGCACGAGGTGGTGGAGCGCTTCGCGGCGTATGCCTCCGAGCAGGGCAGCAAGCTCGTCTTCGACGCGGAGCTGGGCCTGGTGGGCCGGTGGGACCGGCTGCGCCTGGACCGGGTGATGACGAACCTCTTGTCCAACGCGCTGAAGTTCGGCGCGGGACAGCCGGTGGAGGTGCGCGTGGAGCGCGCCGGGGTGTCACGGGCGCGCCTGGTGGTGAAGGACCACGGCGTGGGCATTCCCCTGGAGGCGCAGCGGCGCATCTTCGACCGCTTCGAGCAGGTCCCTTCCGAGGGACGGCATGCGGGCTTCGGGTTGGGGCTCTACATCGTCCGGCAACTGGTGGATGCCCACGGGGGCTCCGTCCACGTGGAGAGCTCGCCGGGGGAGGGCTCCACCTTCACCGTGGAGCTGCCCCTGCTGCAGCCCGGCTCGGAGCGGGAGGCCCCCGTCAACGAGCCCGTCCTTCCTTGA
- a CDS encoding RtcB family protein — protein sequence MSWKQRLEKAGEGHYVLPKAKSMRVDAHLFLSDKLLWGEGPDLPGLEDAVFDQVVNAASFPGVTRVAVTPDCHVGYGVPIGTVVETDGILLPTAAGYDIGCGMVQLQTTLTAEDVADAAKRRQWIEQVTRRIAVGVGASRVQQQRRVSDRAFADVVRHGAKALGRGSSVTERDFIPVEDDRVDIPERAFEKRGQLGSLGGGNHFTEMQVDEEGRVWVMLHTGSRGFGWNIAKHFFVEGAAQLGLKSRSEDFVWLDADSPLGREYWNLHNMAANFAVANRLIIGEAVCAALEDVFGGTASVYYEISHNLIQKEDGKFVARKGATRAFPAGHPALKKTDWEGTGHPILIPGSMETGSAILFAEEGASRSIYSVNHGAGRRMSRGEARRVLKQDATDARMAESGIILNTRHTPLDESGPCYKNLEDVLETVEMAGLAKVARRLKPVACIKGAD from the coding sequence ATGAGCTGGAAACAACGATTGGAAAAGGCCGGCGAGGGCCACTACGTCCTGCCGAAGGCCAAGAGCATGCGGGTGGACGCGCACCTGTTCCTGTCCGACAAGCTGCTCTGGGGTGAGGGGCCCGACCTGCCGGGTCTCGAGGACGCCGTCTTCGACCAGGTGGTCAACGCCGCGTCCTTCCCCGGCGTCACCCGAGTCGCCGTCACCCCGGACTGTCACGTGGGTTATGGCGTCCCCATCGGCACCGTGGTGGAGACCGACGGCATCCTCCTGCCCACCGCCGCCGGCTACGACATCGGCTGCGGCATGGTGCAATTGCAGACGACCCTCACCGCGGAAGACGTGGCGGACGCCGCCAAGCGCCGTCAGTGGATTGAGCAGGTGACCCGCCGCATCGCGGTGGGCGTGGGCGCCAGCCGCGTGCAGCAGCAGCGCAGGGTGTCCGACCGGGCCTTCGCCGACGTCGTGCGGCACGGCGCCAAGGCCCTGGGCCGAGGCTCCTCCGTCACCGAGCGCGACTTCATCCCCGTGGAGGATGACCGGGTGGACATCCCCGAGCGCGCCTTCGAGAAGCGCGGGCAGTTGGGCAGCCTGGGCGGCGGCAACCACTTCACCGAGATGCAGGTCGATGAAGAGGGCCGCGTCTGGGTGATGCTCCACACCGGCAGCCGTGGCTTCGGGTGGAACATCGCCAAGCACTTCTTCGTGGAGGGCGCAGCCCAGCTCGGCCTCAAGAGCCGCAGCGAGGACTTCGTCTGGCTCGACGCCGACAGCCCGCTGGGCCGCGAGTACTGGAACCTCCACAACATGGCCGCCAACTTCGCCGTGGCCAACCGGCTCATCATCGGCGAGGCCGTGTGCGCCGCGCTGGAGGACGTGTTCGGCGGCACCGCGAGCGTCTACTACGAGATTTCGCACAACCTCATCCAGAAGGAGGATGGGAAGTTCGTCGCCCGCAAGGGCGCCACGCGTGCGTTCCCCGCCGGCCACCCCGCGCTCAAGAAGACGGACTGGGAAGGCACCGGGCATCCCATCCTGATTCCCGGCTCGATGGAGACCGGCAGCGCCATCCTGTTCGCGGAGGAAGGTGCGTCCAGGTCCATCTACTCGGTGAACCACGGCGCCGGCCGCCGTATGTCTCGAGGCGAGGCGCGGCGCGTGCTCAAGCAGGACGCCACCGACGCGCGCATGGCCGAGTCCGGCATCATCCTCAACACGCGGCACACCCCGCTCGACGAGTCCGGCCCCTGCTACAAGAACCTGGAGGACGTGCTGGAGACGGTGGAGATGGCGGGGCTGGCCAAGGTGGCGCGGCGGCTCAAGCCCGTGGCCTGCATCAAGGGCGCGGATTGA